The genomic DNA ctacactacactgcaccacaccacactacactacactgcaccacaccacactacactacactacactgcactgcacaatTTATaaaatagatacacacacacatacacacatatggtCACGCAGATAGAATGAGCAAAAGAACCTAGTATATTTTTATAGGAATGAAACAGATAATGTGGATCtacccaaacaaacaccagacaCCAACTGACTGACCATGTATTGTGCAGTCAGCCAGTCTGGTTTCTAACATCATACTTCAAACTCTAGTTGACATTTGATGACTGTGTCATTAcaggaaaagggagggggggtgcttTTTGAGGGAGTATCAGTAAGTAAGACAGGTCAAAAATGGTCAAATAGTGGGTCAAAAATGGTCAAATATTGTCGTAGTGACAGCGTTGACTGTGAGACAATGTGACTGTGCAGTCAGGGGACAGTTGACAGCCTTGTTTCACAGCTGGCAGAAATATGTATTCCAATATTATGATATGAAGATTTAGGTGAAAATGTCGTAACAGATGTTACAGGCCTGTGGCAGCCTGTTCATTAACCTTGCATTGGTGTTTGTGCTTTGTGAACCTCGTATATTTCTGCTATACATCCGTGCACTCTGTGTAGCTGTAAACAGGGCAGGAGCAGGTGCCACACTGTGGTGCTTTGCATTGTGATGTGCAGTAGGCTGATTGTTTCTGTCCGCGCTCTTCGCCCCGTGACAGAGTGATGACAGTCTCGGATACCTGTCGGCAGAGGAGCGAGCGTGCCTCATATTCCTGGAAGAGACTATTGAATCTCTGCAGGCAGACGATGACAGTGGCCTGTCTCATGACGAGCAGGATCAGCTACGCCACAGTCAGGAAACAAACCCTCTGCAAGACCATTCCATTAATGAAAGCCAGTCAGACGGTGAGTATGCTTTCAGCCCTTTGTCTGCAAGACTACACCTGATTCCAAGAATTGTATGTCTTTTCACTTTGCAAATAGTTTCTAACCAAATGTATTGTTTACGGtttgtttgggttgtttttcttccctcaggTGTGCTAAAAGTTAACAGTGATCAAGATGAGGCTGATGATAAAAAACGTAAACGTCTAAGCTGTCTCGTGCCGACGCCATTGCTGCTGGCCACTGGTGGGGTCAATGTCCTGCCAAAACCTTCTGGGTCAGTGACTGACCCCAGACCCGGAGCTGCAGAGGAAAACCCCGGAGTCCCAGCGATGTTCTCTGATCCCGCACCTCCCACTACCGACGAGCTCACTGAAGAGGCCACAGGTTCAGAGGAGATGACCAACCATGAAGACGCTGAGCTGGCTACCCCAACAAACTTTCCTTTCCCCACACCGACCAGTTTGTCCAGTAATACTTGTGAGGTAGATGGTGCGCCCAAAGAAAATCCCCAGGATGTTGGCTCCATCCCGTTCCATCGGTGGGTTTCCTCTGAAATGGCACTTATACCCCCTCCCTCAGACTTTATGGACGGGCCAGTGGGAGACAGCGAGCCACCCGATTTCGTGCCCGCGTTGCCGCCAGAAAACAAGCTGCCACCTCAGAGTCAACCTGAACGCTCAGAAACACTTGCCCCTCGTGCTCTGGACACACCGGCTGAGGAAGACGCACCAGCTGCTCCTGAAGTGGACAGACCACCTGAGGAAGACGCAGCAGCTCTTCCTGTAGTGGACAGACCAGCTGAGGAAGACGCACCAGGTCCTCCTGTAGTGGACAGACCAGCTGAGGAAGATGCACCAGCTCCTCCTGTAGTGGACAGACCAGCTGAGGAGACAAAAGTTCACCGTGCTGAATCTTTAAAGGCAAGTGGAGTGTTGTCTGACAGTGACTTGGAGAAGCTGCGTAAGAAGGCCAGTGTGAAAAAAGTCCCCCCCGCTACCGACAGCCAGTCAAACACAGACCATTCCagcctgcctctgtcctctACAGACACCCCGCCAGTCACTCACTCAGAGAACAGCGAACTCAGGAGTCCACCTTCTGTGGCTCCAAAGCCAAAGAAGCTTCCACCCAACATTATTCTCAAGAACCAAAAAACGCAGGACTCTAAGTCCGGACACCTGCCTGTGTCAGCAGGGGAAAGAGTCATAATGGACCCTCAGAAGGTACGCATGGAGGCTCTGCGAAAACTGGGTTTGCTGAAAAATGATGAGGTTGACTCAGGACCCATCCCAAGTCCTTCACTTTCACCcaaatgtcacagacacagggcCTCCCCCACCTCTCCCAGCGGCCGCAGCAGCCTCACGGAGCTGCCCCCAGGAGATTCGGCCCAAAGCCCGTCCCTGCCCTCCGAACCTGGGCCGGACACGCCGACATGCACTGCAGACGCTGGACGAGTAAGTCCCTTGATCCTGAGGCAGGAGCGCAAGCCTGAAAAGACTCTGGTTGTTAAATCACCCTCTCCTACAAATGCACACCAGGACAACAACTTGGATAAGATCAGTGTGGAACTGTCCCCAGGTCAGTTACGAAAGACCCTCATTCACCCTCCATCTCCGAGCGACATGAAGGACACGGGTAATCATCAGGGACTAACGCAGGCAGAACTGCTTAAAAGGGATATCGGTACCAGAGTTCTCCCGGCAGCACCTCCCACTCTGCCACACTCAGACTCCTCTAAAGAGCCTCGCTCTCATGGCATAAGTGTGGTCATCTCTCCACACAGCCAAAATGGTGAAAACAGACGAGAGGCCCTGAAGAAACTGGGTTTGTTGAGAGATTAAGGTCCTTCTTTCACACGTAGAAAGAGCTAAAAGTAATTTCCTCATTTACGGGCAAGGCTCCTATGAATGGAGATGAGGAGGGCCCCTGTTGTGGCACTGGAGTAAGACATGGTGGTGGTCTGTGTGGGTCATTCTGCAGCTTGGTCTCTTTTTGCAGGCACTGAACACTAAACTGCCTCAGAGGGTAGGAAGCCTGGTGTTTCTGTATACGCCTGCTTCTCACAATTACCTCAGTCCACATCAAGCCAGATCttacatttaaatggaaatgaatgatCTGGGTTCTGAGTTCAGCGATTACCCTCTGAGGAACAGGCTTTTTAAACATGACCTGAGTAACATGTTTCTAATGAATTAAACATAGGACATACGGTTTGGGGTcatatttattatgttttacttttttgtttgcttgttttcctgaagaacaagagtgtgtgtaaaatacCTTGAAGAATGAAAAATGCGGGAGAGCAGCTTTTTGGACATTGGAGATGATCTTTTTAGAATACAGATTAACTGAATTACAGTGTTTCTCCCTGCACCAGACAGGGCTCTCACATTCTCAGTTTTGAAGACAATCAGCTGAACAGGCCAATAGCTTCTTCGTACATTATTTTAAGCTATAGTGTACAGATTTTCGTTCAACGATTCATGTAGAATTATATTCCAAACACTGTTCTGTAGTAGACACAAGACACTGCTATTATATCTAAGTATTTTAAATTTGGAAGgaaaagcagaagaagaggagaaaatggacGAGTGGCATGTTTGAACAATGATTGAATagaatcttttttctttgtgattcaTCATGACTTAAATTCTTAAATGATGATAcctgtgttgtatgtgtgcacCTGTTCTTGTGACAGTTTCAATAGTTTTGAGATTCCTATCTTGAGGACACGGGAGTGGATCTACTCCACACAATGCTGCTACTGCTAATGCTATTGCCCTGAACACAACGCTGCTACTGCTCTATAAACCAACGCTATTGCCGTGAAGATGGAGATGGGGAAACTGCAGCTAGCAAACTGTTTTGGATTTTAAATGGCTCTGTaatattttaaagtttaatGAAATAAACCATGCTCaaaattaaatgaacatttgtgccagtaattaaaaataatataattcctgaataaATTCTAAGCTTCCAGTAGGAGCTGTATTTTGATTGGACAATGTATAGTGCTGCGCTTGAATCCTCTCGTTTCGACCTCCTCGACAGACAGCGCTGCACGGTGCTTTGATACGAAATCGGGGTGTCAAATATTTGGACTTTATCCGTTTCGCAATtatgacacagacaaacaaaatgctttGTTTCATAAAGAACCCATAACATTCCATTGCTGCATTACGTAACATAGCTTTGGGTTTGATCATTAAAACGGGGAGTGTCAAACCGCGAGTGTTCCATAAGCGCCAGGAGTGGTAATATTCGGCGTTCAAGTGCTCATTTTGCTATGAACTGTAACGTCGATGATCACGGTCGaataaaatgtgttgtaaaGTGGGCATGTGGAAAGAAACGGTGGTCTGCACGCACTGGTCTCCATCCTTACGAACTGACACGGAGACCGTTTTACGGCCGTAGTTACAGAGTACGGGGAATTAGCGATTTGAGGGTGGCCGTAAACGCGTGTGATGACCCAGAgtgaatgtaaacacagtgtGCGCGCACAGGAAGAAGAAATGGCGTTTGGTACATGTGTCCCTGGCCAGACAGCACACGAATCTAGTATGTGCAGGTCTCTTCTATGCCCAGCTGTCAAACTATGTTGACGAATACAGATCATCCAAGAGAACTTAATTTATTGTTCAATAAAGTTTCAATTTGTGTGAATCACAACCTGTATATTGGCTCTTAATTCTTCCAAAGCAGAAGTTTCCTCagctctgtttctttgtcagtGAACTGATTACTGTGGAGGTAGAATAGTTTGATGAGACATCGCACATATGGAAACTATGACACCCAAACTTGACATCAGATGTATCATTAGTCTAATTGTTGATCAATACTCAAACCATTAAATATTACAGTCAAATTGCTGTGATAAAACCTTGATATCTGTGTTATTGCATTGTGTTGAAGTTCCTACCTTATTCATCAAGGATATTTGTCTACTgtttataatataataacaagcatatgtaataataataatctattGGAATGTGGTTAATAAGTTTTTGCATTATGTAGAGGGCGTTTTATTACATAAACAGCAGATTAGTGCATTACACATTCTTATGAGTTCATCACATCGTGTTCAGTGATGACATTATGAGATGCTGCAGGTCTTTGAATATTAATGATTTGTCATAGCTCATGCATGCATCTGTCCTGATTAGACAGTAACAC from Chanos chanos chromosome 8, fChaCha1.1, whole genome shotgun sequence includes the following:
- the LOC115818331 gene encoding specifically androgen-regulated gene protein; protein product: MDSLTNADSAGSCDSVISLNSAFSDDSLGYLSAEERACLIFLEETIESLQADDDSGLSHDEQDQLRHSQETNPLQDHSINESQSDGVLKVNSDQDEADDKKRKRLSCLVPTPLLLATGGVNVLPKPSGSVTDPRPGAAEENPGVPAMFSDPAPPTTDELTEEATGSEEMTNHEDAELATPTNFPFPTPTSLSSNTCEVDGAPKENPQDVGSIPFHRWVSSEMALIPPPSDFMDGPVGDSEPPDFVPALPPENKLPPQSQPERSETLAPRALDTPAEEDAPAAPEVDRPPEEDAAALPVVDRPAEEDAPGPPVVDRPAEEDAPAPPVVDRPAEETKVHRAESLKASGVLSDSDLEKLRKKASVKKVPPATDSQSNTDHSSLPLSSTDTPPVTHSENSELRSPPSVAPKPKKLPPNIILKNQKTQDSKSGHLPVSAGERVIMDPQKVRMEALRKLGLLKNDEVDSGPIPSPSLSPKCHRHRASPTSPSGRSSLTELPPGDSAQSPSLPSEPGPDTPTCTADAGRVSPLILRQERKPEKTLVVKSPSPTNAHQDNNLDKISVELSPGQLRKTLIHPPSPSDMKDTGNHQGLTQAELLKRDIGTRVLPAAPPTLPHSDSSKEPRSHGISVVISPHSQNGENRREALKKLGLLRD